Proteins from a single region of Cetobacterium ceti:
- the zupT gene encoding zinc transporter ZupT: MNNILFAFLLTLFAGLATGVGSCLAFFTKKTNTKFLSVALGFSAGVMIYVSFVEIIVKARDSLVSAMGIVKGNWITVLSFFGGMLFIAIIDKFVPDIDNPHEIREVEEMNNVPKERMKDMKSLYRMGVFSAIAIAIHNFPEGLATFISAVDNPTLGISIAIAIAIHNIPEGIAVSVPLYFATGSKKKAFIYSFLSGLAEPVGAIIGYLILLPFMSETVFGIIFAGVGGIMVFISFDELLPAAENYGEHHLTVYGLIGGMVVMALSLLLFI; the protein is encoded by the coding sequence ATGAACAATATATTATTTGCTTTTTTATTAACCCTATTTGCAGGATTAGCAACAGGAGTTGGAAGTTGTTTAGCATTTTTTACAAAAAAAACTAATACAAAATTTTTATCTGTAGCTTTAGGATTTTCAGCAGGGGTAATGATTTATGTATCTTTTGTTGAAATTATAGTTAAAGCAAGAGACTCATTAGTTAGTGCTATGGGAATTGTAAAAGGTAATTGGATAACTGTATTATCATTCTTTGGAGGAATGTTATTTATAGCTATAATTGATAAATTTGTTCCAGATATTGATAATCCACATGAAATAAGAGAAGTAGAAGAGATGAATAATGTACCAAAAGAAAGAATGAAAGATATGAAATCTTTATATAGAATGGGAGTATTTTCAGCTATAGCCATAGCAATTCATAACTTTCCAGAAGGATTAGCAACATTTATATCTGCTGTGGATAATCCAACTTTGGGAATTTCAATAGCTATAGCTATAGCAATTCATAATATACCAGAGGGAATAGCAGTATCGGTACCATTATATTTTGCTACTGGAAGTAAAAAGAAAGCATTTATTTATTCTTTTCTTTCTGGGTTAGCAGAACCAGTTGGAGCTATTATAGGATATTTAATTTTGTTGCCATTTATGAGTGAAACTGTTTTTGGAATTATTTTTGCTGGAGTTGGTGGAATTATGGTATTCATATCTTTTGATGAACTATTACCAGCAGCAGAAAATTATGGAGAACATCATCTGACAGTATATGGTTTAATAGGAGGAATGGTTGTAATGGCCTTGAGTTTACTTTTATTTATTTAA
- the traT gene encoding complement resistance protein TraT, with amino-acid sequence MKKIIFVILTMLVFMTGCSSFNTVIKKRNLATETKMSETVWLNPELIGNKTIFVQIKNTSTKPVNIDSQIRNILTSKGYKIVTTPKNANYWLQVNVLKLDKVDLKDSNPAQSGLAGAGIGAMAGLYNTGSVNTGLGLGLVGGAIGVAADALIEDTKYTMITDILVAEKTDVIVNTQNVNMVKQGTRGVAAVTSNRNSNMNKYQTRIVSVANQVNLKFEEAAPMLEQELMRSISNIF; translated from the coding sequence ATGAAAAAAATAATATTCGTAATTTTAACAATGCTAGTATTTATGACTGGATGTAGTAGCTTTAATACTGTAATTAAAAAAAGAAATTTAGCTACTGAAACTAAAATGTCTGAGACAGTTTGGTTAAATCCTGAATTAATTGGAAATAAGACTATATTCGTTCAAATAAAAAATACATCTACGAAGCCAGTAAATATTGACTCGCAAATTAGAAATATCTTAACATCTAAGGGTTATAAAATTGTAACTACTCCTAAAAATGCAAATTACTGGCTTCAAGTAAATGTACTAAAACTAGATAAGGTTGATTTAAAAGATAGTAATCCTGCCCAATCTGGATTAGCTGGAGCAGGTATTGGAGCTATGGCTGGACTTTATAACACTGGATCAGTAAATACAGGTCTTGGTCTAGGATTAGTTGGTGGAGCTATTGGTGTTGCTGCTGATGCCTTAATTGAAGATACAAAATATACTATGATAACTGATATTTTAGTCGCTGAAAAGACAGATGTTATTGTTAATACTCAAAATGTTAATATGGTAAAACAAGGTACTAGAGGTGTTGCCGCTGTAACATCTAATAGAAATAGCAATATGAATAAATATCAAACTCGTATTGTTAGTGTAGCAAACCAAGTTAATTTAAAATTTGAAGAAGCAGCCCCTATGTTAGAGCAAGAATTAATGAGAAGTATTTCTAATATTTTCTAA
- a CDS encoding ParA family protein, with protein MGKIITIKNNKGGVGKSWITLQLAHLASMLEKNTNEKYKVIILTSDSQNNILAYSGHTTDIFEGLEDLVNKGENTEIRIRENLYYVPLLNNNFSNQFRDKLKLTLNDLKNKYDYIFIDSVPTLNIDKDFVDSSDKIIIPTFLDTATTEGIIKLMDEIDMSKITAIIPNKFTKLKTEVDWYKILKSQIKGTNINLTHPIKYSSLINSLIEKGKTIWESKARGAEETQMILFGVMEELTNE; from the coding sequence TTGGGAAAAATCATTACAATTAAAAATAATAAAGGTGGCGTTGGAAAAAGTTGGATAACTTTGCAGCTGGCTCATTTGGCATCTATGTTAGAAAAAAATACTAATGAGAAATACAAAGTTATTATTTTGACTTCTGATTCTCAAAACAATATATTAGCTTATAGTGGACATACCACTGATATTTTTGAAGGACTAGAAGATTTAGTTAATAAAGGAGAAAATACAGAAATAAGAATAAGAGAAAATCTTTATTATGTTCCCCTATTAAACAATAACTTTTCAAATCAATTTCGAGATAAATTAAAGTTAACTTTAAATGATTTAAAAAATAAATATGATTATATTTTTATAGATTCAGTACCAACTTTAAATATAGATAAAGACTTTGTAGATTCTTCAGATAAAATAATTATTCCAACTTTTTTAGATACAGCAACTACTGAGGGAATTATTAAACTTATGGATGAAATTGATATGAGTAAAATCACCGCAATTATTCCAAATAAATTTACTAAATTAAAAACAGAAGTTGATTGGTATAAAATTTTAAAAAGTCAAATTAAAGGAACTAACATTAATTTAACACACCCTATAAAATATTCCTCTTTAATAAATAGTTTAATTGAGAAGGGTAAAACAATTTGGGAAAGTAAAGCAAGAGGTGCTGAAGAAACGCAAATGATACTATTTGGAGTAATGGAGGAACTAACTAATGAATAA
- the aphA gene encoding acid phosphatase AphA, producing the protein MKKILSVFLLASAITLASGPKVPYNHPHQNVVEMANVGRSKEIKWVKVADIEKSLQGKKPMNVSFDIDDTVLFSSPAFYYGKVKYSPDSFKFLKDQTFWNFVGDGGDRYSIPKSAAAEIIAMHQRRGDTIYFITGRTAPEGLKKGELDDTAKILQKVFKIKDMHPISYQTPYTASQNKYDKTYYIKKYNVTLHYGDSDEDILAAKEAGIRGIRILRNSQSTNKPLPGAGGYGEEVVINSQF; encoded by the coding sequence ATGAAAAAGATTTTATCAGTATTTTTATTAGCATCAGCAATAACATTAGCGAGTGGACCTAAGGTACCTTATAACCATCCACATCAAAATGTTGTAGAAATGGCTAATGTAGGAAGAAGTAAAGAAATAAAATGGGTAAAGGTAGCAGATATTGAAAAAAGTTTACAAGGTAAAAAACCTATGAATGTAAGTTTTGATATAGATGATACAGTTTTATTTTCATCACCAGCATTTTACTACGGGAAAGTAAAATATTCTCCAGATAGTTTTAAATTTTTAAAAGATCAAACATTCTGGAATTTTGTTGGAGATGGAGGAGACAGATACTCAATTCCTAAATCAGCAGCAGCAGAAATAATTGCTATGCACCAAAGAAGAGGAGATACTATTTATTTTATAACTGGAAGAACAGCTCCAGAAGGATTAAAAAAAGGAGAATTAGATGACACTGCAAAGATACTTCAAAAAGTATTTAAAATAAAAGATATGCATCCTATTAGTTATCAAACTCCTTACACAGCATCTCAAAATAAATACGATAAAACTTATTATATAAAAAAATACAATGTTACTTTACATTATGGAGATAGTGACGAGGATATATTAGCTGCAAAAGAGGCTGGAATAAGAGGAATTAGAATTTTAAGAAATAGCCAATCAACAAATAAACCTCTTCCAGGAGCAGGAGGATATGGAGAAGAAGTTGTAATTAATTCTCAATTCTAA
- a CDS encoding DEAD/DEAH box helicase, which translates to MKTFNELNINKELIEKLKKQGIKNPTPIQEESIPYIKNKKDLIGEAQTGTGKTLAFLLPILENLEKNNKMIQTLILTPTRELAIQISEVIESLNKDNHYKYLTIYGGKDISNQIEDLKQGIQIIIGTPGRILDHIKRKTIDLSKIKTLVLDEADQMIFLGFKNEVEEIIPKLAKKRQTLCFSATMDSSVKKLAYKITNNPISIKIESEEKILDNINQFLIKTIDRQKRDMLCQILNKTNPFMGIIFCRTKVRVDALEKVLSERGYSCQKIHSDIIQSKREKIIKAFKNAEFQYLVATDVASRGLDINGVTHVYNFDIPENVETYIHRIGRTGRAGEKGETYMFVDPKDTVQLQEIEKEIKMEIPRLELEHISNTECNYELPKLKYNKKIKTTSKKK; encoded by the coding sequence TTGAAAACATTTAATGAATTAAATATAAATAAAGAATTAATAGAAAAATTAAAAAAACAAGGAATTAAAAATCCAACTCCTATTCAAGAAGAATCAATTCCATATATAAAAAATAAAAAAGATCTAATAGGAGAAGCACAAACAGGAACTGGAAAAACATTAGCTTTTCTTTTACCTATTCTAGAAAATTTAGAAAAAAATAATAAGATGATTCAAACTTTAATATTAACACCAACAAGAGAATTAGCAATACAAATTTCAGAAGTAATAGAAAGTTTAAATAAAGATAATCACTATAAATATTTAACTATTTATGGTGGAAAAGATATCTCTAATCAAATAGAAGATTTAAAACAAGGAATTCAAATAATTATTGGAACTCCAGGAAGAATATTAGATCATATAAAAAGAAAAACTATAGATCTATCTAAAATTAAAACTTTAGTTCTAGATGAAGCAGACCAAATGATTTTTTTAGGATTTAAAAATGAAGTAGAGGAAATTATCCCAAAGTTAGCAAAAAAAAGACAAACTTTATGTTTTTCTGCAACAATGGATTCTTCAGTAAAAAAATTAGCATATAAAATAACAAATAATCCTATATCTATTAAAATTGAAAGTGAAGAAAAAATATTAGATAATATAAATCAATTTTTAATCAAAACAATAGATAGACAAAAAAGAGATATGTTATGTCAAATTTTAAATAAAACAAATCCTTTTATGGGAATAATTTTTTGCAGAACAAAAGTTAGAGTAGACGCTTTAGAAAAAGTTTTAAGCGAAAGAGGATATAGTTGCCAAAAAATTCATAGCGATATAATTCAAAGTAAAAGAGAAAAAATAATAAAAGCTTTTAAAAATGCAGAATTTCAATATTTAGTGGCTACAGATGTTGCTTCAAGAGGTTTAGATATTAACGGGGTTACCCATGTATATAATTTTGATATTCCTGAAAATGTAGAAACATATATTCACAGAATAGGAAGAACAGGAAGAGCTGGAGAAAAAGGAGAAACTTATATGTTTGTTGATCCAAAAGATACAGTTCAATTACAAGAAATTGAAAAAGAAATAAAAATGGAAATTCCTAGATTAGAATTAGAGCATATTTCTAATACAGAATGTAATTATGAACTGCCAAAATTAAAATATAATAAAAAAATAAAAACAACTTCCAAAAAAAAATAG